The following are from one region of the Coleofasciculaceae cyanobacterium genome:
- a CDS encoding IS982 family transposase, with the protein MTNLLERSQFNRCLRKLGDDIEILRRRWVRKLVGENANSFVIDTKPIPVVGYRRSKKHSDFDGSADYGYCAARKMNYFGYKLVVLSTLQGLPVAYDLVPANTDERKAVEGVLQVVHGSDIYADKGFIGQEWQSQIMDSTANRIWTIARENQHHQHSSDLKRLISRVRQRIEGVFHEIQNIGRNPG; encoded by the coding sequence TGACCAATTTATTGGAACGAAGTCAATTCAATAGATGTTTGCGAAAATTAGGAGATGACATAGAGATCCTCAGAAGAAGGTGGGTTAGAAAACTGGTAGGGGAGAATGCAAATAGCTTCGTCATCGATACCAAACCAATACCAGTCGTAGGTTATAGAAGAAGTAAGAAACACAGTGACTTTGATGGTAGTGCTGATTATGGTTATTGTGCGGCGCGGAAAATGAATTACTTTGGCTACAAATTGGTAGTCCTCTCCACTCTCCAAGGGCTTCCTGTGGCTTACGATTTAGTCCCTGCCAACACTGACGAAAGAAAAGCTGTTGAGGGCGTACTTCAAGTAGTTCATGGCAGTGATATCTACGCAGACAAAGGTTTCATTGGTCAAGAATGGCAGTCACAAATAATGGACTCTACTGCCAATCGTATTTGGACAATAGCGAGAGAAAATCAACATCACCAACATTCTTCTGATTTGAAACGTTTAATTAGTCGAGTTCGACAACGAATTGAAGGAGTTTTTCACGAAATCCAGAATA